One stretch of Candidatus Omnitrophota bacterium DNA includes these proteins:
- a CDS encoding peptidylprolyl isomerase, whose amino-acid sequence MMKSLCAALMLTLALAFFALQASAVEMAIQNGSKVAFDYVLTVDGKVVDSSQAKGPLEYTQGEAKLIPGLTKQLEGMKAGDEKTFSVKPEDAYGNPDPAGIKEIPLSSVPKDVKPEVGMMLKMQDQSGQSFPAKIIKITESSVVIDLNHPLAGKTLTFKVRIVSVK is encoded by the coding sequence ATGATGAAGAGTTTGTGCGCGGCATTGATGTTGACGCTAGCTCTAGCTTTTTTTGCTTTGCAAGCATCCGCGGTGGAGATGGCCATACAGAACGGCAGTAAAGTTGCTTTTGACTATGTGCTTACGGTCGATGGCAAAGTCGTGGATAGCTCACAGGCCAAAGGGCCGCTCGAATATACTCAAGGCGAGGCCAAGCTGATACCGGGGCTTACGAAACAATTGGAAGGCATGAAGGCCGGGGACGAGAAGACCTTTTCGGTAAAGCCTGAAGATGCCTACGGTAATCCGGATCCTGCCGGGATCAAAGAGATACCGCTTTCATCGGTGCCGAAAGATGTAAAGCCCGAAGTCGGGATGATGCTTAAGATGCAGGACCAGAGCGGCCAATCGTTTCCCGCGAAAATCATAAAGATAACCGAAAGCTCTGTCGTGATAGACCTTAACCATCCTTTAGCGGGCAAGACATTGACATTTAAAGTAAGGATAGTTTCAGTAAAATAA
- a CDS encoding SprT family zinc-dependent metalloprotease produces the protein MAKITDSRIVRSRRRTLALVITPDARLEIRAPLRMPAEFIKAFIDKKSLWISRKLAEVSARPKPPVIEFTDGEEFLYLGSAYRLSIVDDADLPFSFERGFRLARPHQAFAKELFVQWYRQEALITIKERLALRSSSSGIRYNSFSITSARSRWGSCSGNGDLRFSWRLMMAPLHVVDYVIAHELAHINRKDHSKEFWKRVADLFPGYGESAKWLKGNGHLLTGIL, from the coding sequence ATGGCAAAGATCACAGATAGCCGGATAGTCCGGTCAAGGCGCAGGACGCTCGCGTTAGTTATTACGCCTGACGCGCGCCTTGAGATACGGGCGCCGCTACGCATGCCGGCAGAATTTATCAAAGCTTTTATAGATAAGAAGAGTCTGTGGATCAGCCGAAAGCTTGCCGAAGTCTCTGCCCGGCCAAAACCGCCTGTCATAGAATTTACGGACGGTGAAGAATTTCTGTATCTTGGGAGCGCTTACCGGCTATCCATTGTCGATGATGCCGATCTTCCTTTCTCATTTGAGCGGGGATTTCGTCTTGCCAGACCGCATCAGGCGTTTGCGAAAGAGCTCTTTGTTCAGTGGTACAGGCAGGAAGCCCTTATCACGATAAAAGAGAGGCTGGCCCTGCGCTCCTCTTCAAGCGGGATCAGATACAATAGTTTTAGTATTACAAGCGCCCGCAGCAGATGGGGGTCCTGCTCCGGCAATGGGGACTTGCGATTCAGCTGGCGCTTAATGATGGCTCCGCTTCACGTGGTCGATTACGTTATCGCGCATGAGCTCGCGCATATAAACAGGAAGGACCATTCGAAAGAGTTCTGGAAGAGAGTTGCGGACTTATTCCCGGGATACGGTGAAAGCGCGAAATGGCTTAAAGGTAATGGACATTTGCTTACAGGGATATTATAA
- the tpiA gene encoding triose-phosphate isomerase codes for MRRVIIAGNWKMYKTINESIELVNLLKRSVVDINDVEIVVCPPFTSLSDVHEVIMDTNIKLGAQDCYWEKEGAFTGEVSCSILKSAGCEYVIIGHSERRQFFGETNETVNKKAKASLKEGLRPIICVGEKLSDRNSGKTFDVVKDHVMNSLSGLTKEDMLKVVIAYEPVWAIGTGVNATKEQAEEVHRYIRGLLKEMYDAQTANSVRIQYGGSVKPENIRELIAEEDVDGALVGGASLKADSFAQIIKGCL; via the coding sequence ATGAGACGCGTCATAATAGCCGGCAACTGGAAGATGTATAAGACGATCAATGAGTCGATCGAACTTGTTAATTTACTGAAGAGATCGGTGGTCGATATAAATGATGTAGAGATAGTTGTCTGCCCGCCGTTCACTTCTTTGAGCGATGTGCATGAAGTGATCATGGATACCAATATTAAACTCGGCGCGCAGGATTGCTATTGGGAGAAGGAAGGCGCTTTTACAGGCGAGGTCTCCTGCTCCATATTAAAGAGCGCGGGATGCGAATATGTTATTATTGGCCACTCCGAAAGACGCCAATTTTTCGGCGAGACCAATGAGACTGTGAATAAGAAAGCAAAGGCGAGCCTGAAAGAGGGATTGAGGCCCATTATCTGCGTCGGCGAAAAGCTTTCCGACAGGAATTCCGGCAAGACATTCGATGTCGTGAAGGATCATGTGATGAATTCGCTCTCCGGGCTCACGAAAGAGGATATGTTGAAGGTCGTCATCGCTTATGAGCCGGTATGGGCCATAGGTACGGGCGTCAACGCGACAAAAGAGCAGGCAGAGGAAGTCCACAGATATATAAGAGGACTCTTGAAGGAGATGTATGATGCCCAGACCGCCAATTCCGTCCGTATTCAGTACGGCGGAAGCGTGAAGCCCGAAAACATAAGAGAACTTATCGCGGAAGAGGATGTGGACGGGGCCCTTGTGGGCGGGGCCAGTCTTAAAGCGGATTCGTTCGCTCAGATAATCAAGGGTTGTTTGTAA
- the secG gene encoding preprotein translocase subunit SecG encodes MILYGLVIAIHVIASLVLIAVILLQAGRGGGLSESFGASSTQSILGTKTSVFLKRATAASAIIYIITCLSLAVMTSHRGRSLVARSLVTTPAGAHGQAPAGQAPFANEPVDY; translated from the coding sequence ATGATACTGTACGGATTGGTTATAGCTATACATGTGATCGCTTCCCTCGTGTTGATAGCCGTAATCCTGCTTCAGGCAGGCCGCGGCGGAGGTTTAAGCGAGTCTTTCGGCGCGAGCTCGACGCAGAGCATCCTTGGTACCAAGACATCGGTATTCTTGAAACGCGCAACGGCGGCATCCGCGATAATATATATAATCACCTGCCTCAGCCTGGCGGTAATGACGAGCCATAGAGGCAGGTCGCTTGTTGCCAGAAGCCTTGTTACGACGCCGGCTGGCGCTCACGGCCAGGCGCCTGCGGGTCAGGCCCCATTTGCCAATGAACCCGTAGATTATTAA
- a CDS encoding N-glycosylase/DNA lyase has protein sequence MKNFLPFPVPRPRSQEDISPKELIAHYNKIKPEIKRRIAEFRSIIKSGSEQDIFAELCFCILTANANAVKCHEAIKELSGCDLLAGAPACRIRPKLKGRARFHNKKADYIVGVRKTFIDPGGLGGLCIKAKLDKKDIIGTRDWLVNSIKGYGYKEASHFLRNIGLGSDIAILDRHVLKNLKRYSVIDKIPASMGPRKVYIEIEEKMRSFSRDIGIPMDELDLLFWSMQTGFIFK, from the coding sequence ATGAAAAACTTTTTACCGTTTCCCGTACCAAGGCCCCGCTCGCAGGAAGATATCTCCCCCAAAGAGCTCATCGCGCATTATAATAAGATCAAACCCGAGATAAAACGGCGCATAGCGGAGTTCCGCAGTATAATAAAAAGCGGCAGCGAGCAGGATATTTTCGCGGAACTATGTTTCTGCATACTTACCGCGAACGCTAATGCCGTCAAATGCCATGAGGCCATAAAAGAATTATCCGGCTGCGATCTTTTAGCAGGCGCTCCGGCTTGCAGGATAAGGCCGAAGCTTAAAGGGCGCGCCAGATTCCACAATAAAAAAGCCGATTATATCGTCGGCGTCAGGAAGACCTTTATAGACCCCGGGGGTCTAGGCGGTCTGTGTATTAAAGCCAAGCTGGATAAGAAAGATATAATAGGTACCCGCGACTGGCTTGTAAACAGTATAAAAGGTTACGGATATAAAGAGGCCAGCCATTTTCTTCGCAATATAGGCCTCGGCTCGGACATAGCTATTCTCGACCGGCACGTATTGAAGAACCTGAAGAGATACAGCGTTATAGATAAGATACCTGCTTCAATGGGCCCGCGAAAAGTCTACATCGAAATAGAAGAGAAGATGCGCTCTTTTTCAAGGGACATCGGAATACCGATGGATGAACTAGATCTTCTATTCTGGTCGATGCAGACCGGATTTATATTTAAATAG
- a CDS encoding DUF1848 domain-containing protein, translating to MAKQIISVSRRTDIPAFYADWFMERVRAGYCMVPNPFNRNQVSRVSLKPSDVTAFVFWTRNPKPLMKYLPELDRMGFHYYVQYTIIGYAREIDHYSPPVEESVQTLRDLSSMIGRERVIWRYDPILLSDITPYAWHEKRLSYLIGSLKNYTNRLVISFVDPYRKNRIRLAPDAFETESYRGLAEFIGKEASGSNLEVRTCAEATDLLQYGIHKGKCIDDELIGAITGGALKLKKDPSQRKLCGCVVSKDIGVNNTCLFGCEYCYATSNIGAAEINYKKHDPASPSLI from the coding sequence GTGGCCAAGCAGATTATAAGCGTCAGCAGGCGGACCGACATACCGGCATTCTATGCAGATTGGTTCATGGAGAGGGTGCGGGCGGGCTACTGCATGGTCCCGAACCCGTTTAACCGAAATCAGGTCTCCCGCGTAAGTCTTAAACCTTCCGATGTTACGGCTTTTGTTTTTTGGACGCGCAACCCGAAACCGCTTATGAAATACCTTCCGGAACTTGATCGGATGGGGTTTCATTACTATGTTCAATATACGATTATCGGTTATGCCCGCGAAATCGATCATTATTCGCCTCCCGTAGAAGAGAGTGTGCAAACACTGAGAGACCTGAGCTCAATGATCGGCAGGGAGAGGGTAATTTGGCGATACGACCCGATTCTCCTATCGGACATTACCCCATACGCATGGCATGAAAAGCGGTTGTCGTATTTAATCGGCAGCCTCAAAAACTATACAAATCGGCTCGTCATCAGCTTTGTTGACCCATACCGGAAGAATCGCATTCGCCTTGCCCCGGATGCCTTTGAGACGGAGTCGTATCGCGGCCTTGCGGAATTTATCGGTAAAGAAGCCTCCGGTTCAAATCTAGAGGTCCGAACATGCGCCGAAGCGACGGACCTTTTACAGTACGGCATTCACAAAGGTAAATGCATCGACGATGAATTGATAGGCGCCATTACCGGTGGTGCATTGAAATTAAAGAAAGACCCATCCCAGCGTAAGTTGTGCGGCTGCGTTGTCTCGAAAGATATAGGGGTCAATAATACGTGTCTATTCGGGTGCGAATATTGCTATGCGACATCGAATATCGGCGCAGCCGAAATAAATTATAAAAAACATGACCCTGCGTCGCCATCGCTTATTTAA
- a CDS encoding phosphoglycerate kinase, with the protein MDKKTIKDVDLNGKRVLMRVDFNVPLDEDLNITDDIRIRAALPTIKYAIDKGAKVVLMSHLGRPDGKVVEKLRLAPVAKRLEKLLGKSIITTKDCIGDDVKRALAGMKKGDVALLENLRFHAEEEANDPGFAKELASLGDIFVNDAFGTAHRAHASTEGVTHYLPSVAGFLLEKEIQYLGNAVDNPKRPFVAILGGAKVKDKIKVIDNLLNKVDALIIGGGMAYTFLKAQGKAIGNSKLDKDGFDTARAALDKAKKKKIPILLPIDHIVADKFDANAQTQLVGENIPDGWMGLDIGPGTIKLFEGTLKNAKTIVWNGPLGVFEMDKFAKGTEDIAKFIAGLKGVISIIGGGDTAAAMAKFKVEDKMSHISTGGGASLEYLEGKGLPGIDALNDKKSSCCCCGDK; encoded by the coding sequence ATGGACAAGAAGACTATCAAGGATGTTGATTTAAACGGCAAAAGAGTGCTTATGAGGGTGGATTTCAATGTTCCGCTCGATGAAGATCTTAATATAACCGATGATATAAGGATCAGGGCAGCTCTTCCTACAATAAAATACGCTATAGATAAAGGGGCCAAAGTTGTGCTGATGAGCCACCTTGGAAGGCCGGATGGGAAGGTGGTCGAGAAACTTAGGCTCGCGCCTGTGGCGAAGAGGCTGGAGAAGCTACTAGGTAAGAGTATCATTACGACTAAGGATTGTATCGGAGACGATGTAAAGAGGGCCCTTGCAGGCATGAAGAAGGGCGATGTAGCGTTATTAGAGAACTTGAGGTTCCATGCGGAAGAAGAAGCTAACGATCCCGGTTTTGCCAAGGAGCTCGCTTCGCTTGGCGATATATTCGTAAATGACGCGTTCGGCACGGCGCACAGGGCTCATGCTTCTACGGAAGGCGTTACTCACTATCTTCCTTCTGTTGCCGGATTCCTGCTCGAGAAAGAGATCCAGTATCTGGGTAATGCCGTCGATAATCCAAAGAGGCCGTTTGTAGCGATCCTGGGTGGGGCCAAGGTTAAGGACAAGATAAAGGTTATAGATAATCTATTGAATAAAGTCGATGCGCTCATTATAGGCGGCGGCATGGCATATACATTTCTTAAGGCCCAGGGTAAGGCCATCGGCAATTCCAAGCTCGATAAAGACGGTTTCGACACAGCCAGAGCCGCGCTGGATAAAGCCAAAAAAAAGAAGATTCCGATACTGCTGCCCATCGACCATATTGTAGCGGATAAGTTCGATGCCAATGCCCAGACACAGCTTGTCGGCGAGAACATACCGGACGGCTGGATGGGACTCGACATAGGCCCCGGTACGATAAAACTCTTTGAAGGTACGCTTAAGAACGCAAAGACCATAGTCTGGAACGGCCCGCTCGGAGTGTTTGAGATGGACAAGTTCGCCAAAGGCACGGAAGATATAGCGAAGTTTATCGCCGGCCTTAAAGGCGTCATCTCGATAATAGGCGGCGGCGATACGGCAGCTGCGATGGCGAAGTTCAAGGTCGAAGATAAAATGTCGCATATATCGACCGGCGGCGGTGCATCGCTGGAATATCTGGAAGGTAAGGGCCTGCCTGGAATAGATGCCCTCAATGATAAGAAATCGAGCTGCTGCTGTTGCGGGGACAAATAA
- a CDS encoding retropepsin-like aspartic protease yields the protein MIYLNTGGSISGIITRESATGVEAEIGAGTIVINRADIKSMHHASAEALADLRDKWAEERSRLKLQEKSSEEDRGRRLKAYENWVNEEAKSKTGKAREEGEVKVVRDPDSQAILVSAILDGEVKALLELDTGASLVILSKHIGDKLGVDMSSETKRNIVGLRLVGGQIVKARTVILKSIAIEGVEERDVLAAVMLEDAGPADLKDGLLGRSFLGRFNIRLDMQKMSMSLQKLK from the coding sequence ATGATATATCTGAATACAGGCGGAAGCATAAGCGGTATTATAACCAGGGAAAGCGCGACAGGAGTTGAGGCGGAGATCGGCGCCGGCACCATTGTGATAAACCGCGCCGACATAAAAAGCATGCATCATGCTTCAGCCGAAGCGCTAGCCGACTTACGCGATAAGTGGGCCGAGGAACGCTCAAGGCTTAAGTTACAGGAGAAGAGCTCCGAGGAAGACCGCGGCAGGCGGCTAAAGGCATATGAGAATTGGGTGAATGAAGAGGCAAAGAGTAAAACCGGAAAAGCGAGAGAAGAGGGCGAAGTCAAAGTGGTCCGTGACCCGGATTCGCAGGCTATCCTTGTCAGCGCGATTTTAGACGGCGAAGTGAAGGCGCTGCTTGAGCTCGATACCGGAGCGTCTCTGGTTATCTTATCGAAACATATTGGCGATAAGCTGGGAGTGGACATGTCTTCCGAGACGAAGAGGAATATCGTGGGATTGCGTTTGGTCGGAGGGCAGATAGTTAAAGCCAGGACGGTCATATTAAAAAGCATAGCCATTGAAGGAGTGGAGGAGAGAGATGTGCTCGCGGCGGTGATGCTTGAAGACGCCGGGCCCGCTGATTTGAAAGACGGATTGCTCGGAAGGTCGTTTCTGGGACGGTTTAATATCAGGCTTGATATGCAGAAGATGAGCATGTCGCTGCAAAAATTAAAATAG
- the glgB gene encoding 1,4-alpha-glucan branching protein GlgB, translated as MHGVTLFTEYDIHLFREGSHFRLHEKLGSHIMTVNKVTGVYFAVWAPNAEYVSVVGEFNGWDTQSHAMEVRWDGSGIWEAFIPGIGNGTLYKYYIRSKFNNYTVEKGDPFALRWETPPKTASMVWDTTYEWGDRSWLDERPKRNALSSPISVYEVHLGSWRRVPEEGNRSLAYREIAPLLADYIKEMGFTHVEFMPVMEHPFYGSWGYQITGFFAPTSRYGTPQDFMYLVDYLHQEGIGVILDWVPSHFPDDQHGLIYFDGTHLYEHADPRKALQPEWKSFIFNYGRNEVRNFLVSSAIFWCDRYHADGIRIDAVASMLYLDYARKEGEWIPNQFGGRENLEAVSFLKHLNESVYKEFPSVQIIAEESTAWPMVTRPIYDGGLGFGMKWNMGWMHDMLEYISKDPIFRKYHHGLLTFSLLYAFTENFMLPLSHDEVTHGKGSLLNKIPGDLWQKCAGLRQLLGYMWTHPGKKLLFMGCEFGSTGEWNHDQSLDWHMLSDPGHPGIQRWMRDLNHFYKNEPALYEIDFSYEGFEWVDIKDYEESVISFLRKSRSNPADTLLIVCNFTPVPRYNYRVGVPAEGFWREELNSDALEYGGSGQGNLGGVLSESVSSHGRSHSLSLILPPLGILIFKRA; from the coding sequence ATGCACGGCGTTACATTGTTTACCGAATACGATATCCATCTATTCAGGGAAGGTAGCCACTTCCGTCTTCATGAAAAACTTGGATCACATATAATGACCGTGAATAAGGTCACAGGCGTATATTTTGCCGTATGGGCGCCTAATGCGGAATACGTATCGGTAGTCGGAGAATTTAACGGGTGGGACACGCAGTCCCATGCGATGGAAGTCAGGTGGGATGGTTCCGGGATCTGGGAGGCTTTCATCCCCGGTATAGGAAATGGGACCCTTTATAAATATTATATACGATCGAAATTCAATAATTATACCGTTGAGAAAGGGGACCCATTCGCGCTTCGCTGGGAAACTCCGCCGAAGACCGCCTCGATGGTGTGGGATACTACATATGAATGGGGCGATCGTTCCTGGTTAGATGAACGCCCAAAGCGTAACGCGCTATCTTCGCCTATATCCGTCTATGAGGTACACCTGGGGTCATGGAGGAGGGTTCCCGAAGAGGGCAACCGTTCCCTGGCGTATAGAGAGATTGCTCCTCTTCTCGCTGACTATATCAAAGAGATGGGATTCACTCATGTAGAGTTCATGCCCGTCATGGAACATCCATTTTACGGTTCTTGGGGATATCAGATAACCGGATTTTTCGCGCCGACTTCCCGTTACGGTACGCCGCAGGATTTCATGTACCTTGTAGATTACCTTCACCAAGAGGGGATAGGGGTGATCCTGGACTGGGTGCCTTCGCATTTTCCCGATGACCAGCACGGATTGATATATTTCGACGGCACGCATCTTTACGAACACGCGGACCCGCGTAAGGCCCTCCAACCCGAATGGAAGAGTTTCATATTTAACTATGGCCGCAACGAAGTCCGCAACTTCCTGGTCTCAAGCGCGATCTTCTGGTGCGACCGGTATCATGCCGACGGCATTCGCATCGACGCCGTCGCGTCTATGCTCTATCTGGACTATGCCCGGAAAGAGGGCGAATGGATACCTAACCAGTTCGGCGGCCGGGAGAATCTCGAGGCGGTGAGCTTTCTTAAGCATCTGAACGAAAGCGTCTATAAGGAATTTCCTTCCGTGCAGATCATTGCGGAAGAATCCACTGCCTGGCCGATGGTCACCCGTCCCATATATGACGGAGGCCTGGGGTTCGGCATGAAGTGGAACATGGGATGGATGCACGATATGCTCGAATATATTTCAAAAGATCCCATATTCCGAAAATACCACCATGGCTTGCTCACGTTCAGTCTCTTGTATGCCTTTACGGAGAATTTCATGCTGCCGTTATCTCACGATGAAGTGACGCACGGCAAAGGGTCCCTTCTGAATAAAATACCGGGAGACTTATGGCAGAAATGCGCGGGGCTTCGCCAGCTGCTCGGATACATGTGGACGCATCCGGGAAAGAAGCTTCTCTTCATGGGATGCGAATTCGGCTCTACGGGAGAATGGAACCATGATCAGAGCCTGGACTGGCACATGTTGAGCGATCCCGGGCATCCGGGTATTCAGCGCTGGATGCGCGATTTGAACCATTTTTATAAGAACGAACCGGCTCTGTATGAGATAGATTTTTCATATGAAGGGTTCGAATGGGTCGATATAAAAGATTACGAAGAAAGCGTTATCTCTTTCCTCAGGAAAAGCCGCTCCAACCCGGCCGATACGCTCCTCATAGTCTGTAATTTTACGCCTGTGCCGCGTTATAATTATCGTGTCGGTGTGCCCGCAGAAGGTTTCTGGAGAGAGGAGCTGAACAGCGATGCTCTGGAATATGGCGGAAGCGGCCAGGGCAATCTCGGCGGAGTCCTGTCCGAGTCCGTATCCTCCCACGGAAGGAGCCATTCCTTATCATTGATTCTCCCACCGCTTGGAATATTGATATTTAAAAGAGCATAA
- a CDS encoding YajQ family cyclic di-GMP-binding protein has translation MAKENYSFDIVSEADLQEVDNAVNQAKKEMAQRFDFKGSKSSIEYNRAEKKITLVGDDDLKLNSVRDMLANKLAKRAVSIKFLTFKDPEHVFGGCLQQVADLASGIPQDKAKELVKVIKGLGLKVQAQIEGEKVRVSSPKKDDLQMVISHLRKIDFPIAITFCNYR, from the coding sequence ATGGCAAAAGAGAACTACTCATTCGATATAGTATCTGAGGCGGACCTTCAGGAGGTGGATAACGCCGTTAACCAGGCAAAGAAAGAGATGGCGCAAAGGTTCGATTTCAAAGGAAGCAAATCTTCCATAGAGTATAACCGCGCCGAGAAGAAGATAACGTTAGTGGGCGACGACGATCTCAAGTTAAATTCTGTAAGAGATATGCTGGCCAATAAACTCGCCAAAAGAGCGGTTTCGATAAAGTTTCTCACTTTCAAGGATCCGGAGCATGTTTTTGGAGGTTGTCTTCAGCAGGTGGCCGATCTGGCATCCGGGATACCCCAGGATAAGGCCAAAGAGCTCGTCAAAGTAATAAAGGGATTAGGTCTTAAGGTGCAGGCCCAGATCGAGGGTGAAAAGGTGAGGGTCTCTTCGCCGAAAAAAGACGACCTTCAGATGGTGATCTCGCATTTACGGAAGATAGATTTTCCTATCGCTATCACTTTCTGCAATTACAGGTAA